The Candidatus Woesearchaeota archaeon genome includes a window with the following:
- a CDS encoding MATE family efflux transporter, which produces MRKKPSKKSSKTASKNVLTEGSILKSLLTLAIPIVLATMLQTAYQLIDAFWVGRLGEAAVAAVALSFPIMFLLFSFGGGLAIAGTILVAQYRGKGNQQQVDYFAAQTVLMMLAVSVVLTILGYFMTPFLIRLMGAAPDVFPQAVSFLQISFLGMVAVFGSFVFQSLMRGVGDVKTPLLIILGSVILNFFLDPLFIYGYGSFPAFGVGGAAVATVITEGLAAIIGFSMLFSGKYGIHVKLSNLKPRFDVVKKMFLLGFPSSIDQSLRALGFIAMVVLVASFGTTAIAAYGIGMRILGFIIIPALGLSIATSTLVGQNMGAGKIARAEKIATLSTLLGFGALTVIGILIFIFARPLSTFFIPGEEQVIALSTSFIHIIALTFGLISIHIVLSGVFRGAGDTMTPLVLALISLWLIQFPLAYVLSTYTALGVAGIWWAFPLANIINAVITILWYLRGSWKKKRITEDFKMIEKVEEAALTEEGI; this is translated from the coding sequence ATGCGCAAAAAACCATCTAAAAAATCATCAAAAACAGCATCAAAAAATGTGCTGACTGAAGGATCGATTCTGAAATCATTGCTCACGTTAGCTATCCCTATTGTTCTTGCAACAATGCTCCAGACTGCGTACCAGTTGATCGACGCATTCTGGGTTGGCAGACTCGGGGAAGCTGCTGTTGCGGCTGTTGCATTAAGCTTTCCCATAATGTTCCTCCTTTTTTCATTTGGTGGAGGGCTGGCAATTGCCGGCACGATTCTTGTTGCGCAATACCGCGGCAAGGGAAACCAGCAGCAGGTTGATTATTTTGCTGCGCAGACCGTGCTGATGATGTTGGCGGTGTCGGTTGTGCTCACTATTCTCGGTTATTTTATGACTCCCTTTCTGATTCGCCTGATGGGCGCAGCTCCTGACGTGTTTCCTCAAGCGGTTTCCTTTCTCCAAATATCGTTTTTGGGAATGGTTGCAGTGTTCGGCTCGTTTGTGTTCCAGTCACTCATGCGCGGCGTTGGCGATGTGAAAACACCGCTCCTTATAATCTTGGGGTCAGTAATTCTCAATTTTTTCCTTGATCCGTTATTTATTTACGGGTATGGCTCATTTCCAGCATTTGGCGTCGGTGGAGCTGCGGTTGCCACGGTCATTACTGAAGGCCTTGCTGCCATCATCGGATTTTCAATGCTGTTCAGCGGGAAGTACGGAATTCACGTCAAACTCTCAAATCTGAAGCCACGTTTTGACGTAGTTAAAAAAATGTTTTTACTCGGATTTCCTTCGTCGATTGACCAATCGTTGCGCGCTCTCGGATTTATCGCTATGGTTGTCCTTGTTGCAAGCTTTGGCACAACCGCGATTGCTGCCTATGGCATTGGCATGCGCATCCTTGGATTTATTATCATTCCTGCACTGGGTTTGAGCATTGCAACCTCCACGCTTGTCGGCCAAAATATGGGTGCAGGAAAAATTGCGCGGGCAGAAAAAATAGCCACCTTAAGTACCCTTCTCGGCTTTGGCGCCCTCACGGTTATTGGCATACTGATTTTTATTTTTGCACGGCCGCTCTCTACCTTTTTTATTCCCGGTGAAGAACAGGTCATTGCACTGAGTACATCCTTCATCCATATCATCGCATTAACCTTTGGTCTTATTAGCATTCATATCGTGCTGAGTGGCGTATTTCGTGGTGCAGGCGACACCATGACTCCACTGGTGCTTGCGCTGATAAGCTTGTGGCTGATCCAGTTCCCGCTTGCGTACGTTCTTTCAACCTACACCGCTCTCGGCGTTGCCGGCATTTGGTGGGCATTCCCCCTTGCCAATATTATCAACGCAGTGATAACTATTCTTTGGTACCTGCGCGGCTCATGGAAAAAGAAACGCATCACTGAAGACTTCAAAATGATTGAAAAAGTCGAAGAAGCAGCGCTGACTGAAGAAGGAATATAA
- a CDS encoding DEAD/DEAH box helicase, which translates to MIESFENRGDLTYYLVPRTGMTMTDASDDIGAKRIAEMLRAPLMPEQQPGTTDGELQTQNSQPLTIRNFEPRIYQQTILATCVQKNMLVVLPTGLGKTSIALMLALQRLKSFPTSKILFLAPTRPLAEQHKASFLKYSTLPEKDMTVFTGFVKPEKREQLWKASTIIFSTPQGVENDIINERISLKDVCLLIFDECHRATGNYTYKFIAEQYIKKASYPKILGLTASPGNDKEGIIEVCQNLFIEGAEVRSDHDADVAPYVQSISMDVVPVALPEEYTAIQKILKECHGEKVKEIRQLGYLNTSSSMISKTELLRLQGALHGEIAKGNKDFNILKSISLAAEATKVDHAIEMLESQGVEQAFGYMEKLQQQAATSTTRAVKNLVEDSRFKTALAKMRTLVEQHSEHPKMEALKTILHKQQEKGSKRIIIFTNYRDTASKIKKMLDTENISSEIFVGQAKKKGIGLSQKQQKQMLIQFSEGVFTALIATSVAEEGIDIPSVDHVIFYEPIPSAIRHIQRRGRTGRLEKGGVIMLMAKGTRDEAYRWSAIHKEKRMQRNMGELKNVFKQLEIEHLLGQKEKKHDELLVDSTGNDVVIMVDDREKSSKIVKEFLEKNIKVRLRRLEAGDFVLSARCAVEFKTVPDFVDSIIDGRLLSQLIALKTIYDRPLLIVEGEEDIYSQRSIHPNAIRGMLSTITVTLGVPILYTKNAKDTAAILAVTARREQMEGMKNGTLHSKKPLTTKEQQEYVIASLPGIGPKLSKPLLERFGSIKNIMNASIPELQTVEKIGEKKAKEIQRVLGEGYTRE; encoded by the coding sequence ATGATCGAAAGCTTTGAAAACAGAGGCGATTTAACATACTATCTGGTGCCACGAACAGGGATGACCATGACTGATGCTTCTGATGATATCGGTGCAAAGAGAATTGCAGAAATGCTTCGTGCACCATTAATGCCAGAGCAGCAACCAGGTACAACCGATGGCGAACTCCAAACGCAAAACTCCCAACCGTTAACCATCCGCAATTTCGAGCCGAGAATATACCAGCAAACTATTTTGGCAACCTGTGTTCAAAAAAATATGCTCGTCGTGCTCCCCACGGGCCTCGGCAAAACATCCATCGCGCTTATGCTTGCCCTCCAGCGGCTGAAATCATTTCCCACCTCGAAAATTCTTTTCCTCGCGCCAACGAGGCCGCTGGCAGAGCAGCATAAGGCATCATTTCTCAAATACAGCACCCTGCCAGAAAAAGATATGACTGTTTTTACCGGTTTTGTCAAGCCGGAAAAGCGCGAGCAGTTGTGGAAAGCAAGTACAATCATTTTCTCAACCCCCCAAGGTGTTGAAAATGACATCATCAATGAGCGTATCAGCCTCAAAGATGTCTGTCTTTTAATTTTTGATGAGTGCCACCGCGCAACCGGGAACTATACGTACAAATTTATTGCAGAACAATACATCAAAAAAGCATCGTATCCAAAAATTCTTGGGCTGACCGCCTCGCCGGGCAATGACAAGGAAGGAATCATTGAGGTCTGCCAAAACCTGTTCATTGAAGGCGCTGAAGTGCGCAGCGACCATGACGCTGATGTTGCACCGTATGTGCAGAGCATTAGCATGGATGTTGTTCCGGTCGCGCTGCCGGAAGAATATACGGCAATTCAAAAAATACTCAAGGAGTGCCATGGAGAAAAGGTGAAGGAAATACGCCAGCTCGGCTATTTGAACACCAGCTCCAGCATGATAAGCAAGACGGAGCTACTGCGTCTACAAGGTGCGCTCCATGGTGAAATTGCAAAAGGAAACAAGGATTTTAACATTCTGAAAAGCATCTCGCTCGCCGCAGAAGCAACGAAGGTGGACCATGCGATTGAGATGCTGGAAAGCCAAGGAGTTGAGCAGGCCTTTGGATATATGGAAAAGCTGCAGCAACAGGCGGCAACCAGCACGACGAGAGCAGTCAAAAACCTTGTTGAAGATTCCCGATTCAAAACAGCACTCGCCAAGATGCGTACGCTGGTCGAACAGCACAGCGAACATCCGAAAATGGAGGCGCTGAAAACAATTCTGCACAAACAACAAGAGAAAGGAAGCAAGCGAATTATCATATTCACGAATTACCGCGACACTGCATCAAAAATTAAGAAGATGCTTGATACAGAGAACATCTCATCAGAAATCTTTGTTGGCCAAGCAAAAAAGAAAGGCATCGGCCTTTCCCAGAAACAGCAGAAACAGATGCTGATTCAATTCTCTGAAGGAGTATTCACCGCATTGATTGCAACCAGTGTTGCCGAAGAGGGCATTGATATTCCTTCAGTGGACCACGTAATTTTCTACGAGCCGATTCCATCAGCAATTCGCCATATCCAGCGGAGAGGGAGAACTGGCAGGCTTGAAAAAGGCGGTGTGATCATGTTGATGGCGAAAGGAACGCGGGATGAGGCCTACCGCTGGTCAGCCATTCACAAAGAAAAGCGAATGCAGCGCAACATGGGCGAATTAAAAAATGTGTTCAAACAACTTGAGATTGAACACCTGCTCGGCCAAAAAGAAAAAAAACACGATGAATTGTTGGTTGACAGCACCGGCAACGATGTGGTGATTATGGTTGATGACCGCGAAAAGAGCTCGAAGATTGTCAAAGAGTTTTTGGAAAAGAACATCAAGGTACGCCTCCGACGGCTTGAGGCAGGCGATTTTGTGTTGAGCGCACGATGCGCAGTCGAGTTTAAGACCGTGCCTGATTTTGTTGATTCAATCATTGACGGCCGGCTTTTAAGCCAGCTTATTGCCCTGAAAACAATCTATGACCGCCCGTTGCTGATTGTCGAGGGGGAAGAGGATATCTATTCCCAGCGCAGCATCCACCCGAATGCTATTCGTGGCATGTTGAGCACGATTACGGTAACGCTTGGCGTACCGATATTGTACACCAAAAACGCAAAGGATACTGCTGCGATTCTTGCCGTAACTGCGCGGCGCGAGCAGATGGAGGGCATGAAGAACGGCACGCTCCATTCAAAAAAACCACTCACGACCAAAGAACAGCAGGAGTATGTCATTGCATCGCTTCCGGGCATCGGCCCGAAGCTCAGCAAACCCCTGCTGGAACGCTTTGGAAGCATAAAAAATATAATGAACGCCAGTATTCCCGAGCTGCAAACCGTGGAAAAGATAGGTGAGAAGAAGGCAAAGGAAATCCAGCGCGTGCTGGGTGAAGGATACACGAGGGAATAG